The following are encoded in a window of Chloroflexota bacterium genomic DNA:
- a CDS encoding nitroreductase family deazaflavin-dependent oxidoreductase — translation MPEYLPSTSDWVREQVELYESSGGTQGTTLRETGLPVIIVTNVGNKTGGIRKTPLMRVKDGDSYVLVGSRGGAPKHPEWVYNLRANGDVEIRDLTEVYSMRVREVEDETERERLWALAAEAFPPYDEYQTRTERKIPVFLAEPV, via the coding sequence ATGCCTGAATACCTACCCTCGACCTCGGACTGGGTGCGCGAGCAGGTGGAGTTGTACGAGAGCAGCGGGGGGACGCAGGGGACGACGCTGCGGGAGACCGGCTTGCCGGTCATCATCGTCACGAACGTCGGGAACAAGACGGGCGGCATCCGCAAGACGCCGCTGATGCGCGTCAAGGATGGCGACAGCTACGTGCTGGTGGGCTCTCGGGGCGGGGCGCCGAAGCACCCGGAGTGGGTCTACAACCTGCGGGCGAACGGCGATGTGGAAATCCGCGACCTGACGGAGGTCTATAGCATGCGCGTGCGCGAGGTCGAGGACGAGACGGAGCGGGAGCGGCTGTGGGCCCTCGCGGCGGAGGCCTTTCCGCCCTACGACGAGTACCAGACGAGGACCGAGCGGAAGATCCCGGTGTTCCTGGCGGAGCCGGTGTAG
- the mutS gene encoding DNA mismatch repair protein MutS has product MARSSSKTRESTNGAAADGVAAQAATPLRRQYLEVKARHPDAIVLFRLGDFYETFDEDARTAAAELDIVLTGRDMGKGQRVPMAGVPAHSLEGYLARLIRRGYKVAICEQITEPSAGAGLVERDVVRIVTPGTVVEPGLLDERANNFIAAVTLQGDVAGLAYADITTAEFATAQMPLLTLPLELERLGPAELLMPEELDAASIVGALRPPQGDDGGPTVTAGADAQFRIAAARRTLLEHFGVSTLEAYGCENAPLAVQAAGGLLAYLQDTQKGKVGQLTSLRTYSPERYMVLDYQTRRNLELFRAGRFGGGTALLNVLDYTKTPMGGRLLRRWLGQPLLDREELERRLDAVAWHHASNIRRENAAAMLSGMSDLERLVNRVTAGTVTPRELVSLRRSLEAVPAMLDLLAEGGEAVGWLREDLHPCEAIVAVIAQTVNDDAVALSGQGGVVRPGFSPELDNLRTASRDAKEYIAGLERQEQERSGIGTLKVGYNRVFGYYLEVSNSNLARVPEEYIRRQTLVNAERFITPELKEYEALILNAEERLAEMESAIFRQVCRQVADEAPRILQTASAIAQADLFRGLAEAASRNGYVRPTFEEGGVLEITAGRHPVVEHVVGAGAFVPNDTSLGQPGASLMVLTGPNMAGKSTYIRQVALIVLMAQVGSFVPADAARMGIVDRIFTRVGLQDDLATGQSTFMVEMVETAAILNHATTQSLVVLDEIGRGTSTYDGLAIARAVAEYLHSHPRLGCKTLFATHYHELTALADHLPNVVNYNVSAVEADGQVTFLHRIVPGGADRSYGVHVARLAGLPPPLLNRARELLSELEATDAPHRGGRSRATAPQGAQLPLMASADDGLREAVMELDITEMTPLEALNKLYALQQQARESREGTP; this is encoded by the coding sequence ATGGCACGGTCGTCAAGCAAGACACGCGAATCAACCAACGGCGCAGCGGCTGACGGCGTCGCCGCCCAAGCCGCTACGCCCCTGCGCAGGCAGTACCTGGAGGTGAAAGCGCGGCACCCGGACGCCATCGTGCTGTTCCGGCTCGGCGACTTCTACGAGACCTTTGACGAGGACGCGCGGACGGCTGCGGCGGAGCTCGACATCGTGCTGACGGGCCGCGACATGGGCAAGGGGCAGCGGGTGCCGATGGCCGGCGTGCCCGCACACTCGCTCGAAGGCTACTTGGCGCGGCTCATCCGACGCGGCTACAAGGTGGCCATATGCGAACAGATCACTGAGCCCTCGGCGGGCGCCGGACTCGTGGAGCGCGACGTGGTGCGCATCGTCACGCCGGGGACGGTGGTGGAGCCGGGGCTGCTGGACGAGCGCGCCAACAATTTCATCGCAGCCGTGACGCTGCAGGGCGATGTCGCGGGGCTGGCCTACGCCGACATTACCACGGCGGAGTTTGCGACGGCGCAGATGCCGCTGCTGACGCTTCCGCTGGAGCTGGAACGGCTGGGGCCAGCGGAGCTGCTGATGCCGGAGGAACTGGATGCCGCGAGCATCGTCGGTGCGCTGCGGCCGCCGCAGGGTGACGACGGCGGGCCGACGGTGACGGCGGGGGCGGACGCGCAGTTCCGGATCGCGGCAGCGCGGAGGACGCTGCTGGAGCACTTCGGAGTGAGTACGCTGGAGGCCTACGGCTGCGAGAACGCGCCCCTCGCCGTGCAGGCAGCGGGCGGGCTGCTGGCCTACCTGCAGGACACGCAGAAGGGCAAGGTGGGGCAGCTTACCTCGCTGCGGACATACTCGCCCGAGCGGTACATGGTGCTCGACTACCAGACGCGGCGGAACCTGGAGCTCTTTCGCGCCGGACGTTTCGGAGGCGGGACGGCACTGCTGAACGTGCTCGACTACACCAAGACGCCGATGGGCGGACGGCTGCTGCGCCGGTGGTTGGGGCAGCCGCTGCTGGACCGCGAGGAGCTGGAGCGGCGGCTAGACGCCGTCGCGTGGCACCACGCGAGCAACATCCGGCGGGAAAACGCCGCGGCCATGCTCAGCGGGATGAGCGACCTGGAGCGGCTGGTGAACCGCGTCACGGCGGGCACGGTGACGCCGAGGGAGTTGGTTTCGCTGCGGCGGAGTTTGGAGGCCGTCCCGGCGATGCTCGATCTGCTGGCGGAGGGCGGCGAGGCCGTCGGCTGGCTGCGCGAGGACCTGCACCCATGCGAGGCCATCGTAGCGGTCATCGCGCAGACGGTGAACGACGACGCAGTGGCGCTGAGCGGTCAGGGCGGCGTCGTGCGGCCGGGGTTCTCGCCGGAGCTGGACAACCTGCGGACGGCGTCGCGGGACGCGAAGGAGTACATCGCGGGACTGGAGCGACAGGAGCAGGAGCGGTCGGGCATCGGCACGCTCAAGGTCGGGTACAACAGGGTCTTCGGTTACTACCTGGAGGTGTCGAACTCCAACTTGGCGCGGGTGCCGGAGGAGTACATCCGGAGGCAGACGCTGGTCAACGCCGAGCGGTTCATCACCCCCGAACTGAAGGAGTATGAGGCACTGATTTTGAACGCCGAGGAGCGGCTGGCGGAGATGGAGAGCGCCATCTTCCGACAAGTGTGCAGGCAGGTGGCGGACGAGGCGCCCCGCATCCTGCAGACGGCGTCGGCCATTGCGCAGGCGGACCTCTTTCGCGGCCTGGCTGAAGCGGCGTCGAGGAATGGCTACGTGCGCCCCACGTTCGAGGAGGGCGGCGTGCTGGAGATCACGGCAGGGCGGCATCCTGTCGTGGAGCACGTGGTCGGCGCGGGGGCCTTCGTGCCGAACGACACCTCGCTTGGGCAGCCGGGGGCGTCGCTGATGGTGCTGACGGGTCCGAACATGGCAGGAAAGTCGACGTACATCCGGCAAGTGGCGCTCATCGTGCTGATGGCGCAGGTGGGCAGCTTCGTGCCGGCGGACGCGGCGCGCATGGGCATCGTCGACCGCATCTTCACGCGCGTTGGGCTTCAGGACGACCTGGCGACAGGGCAGTCGACATTCATGGTCGAGATGGTGGAGACGGCGGCGATCCTGAACCACGCGACAACGCAGTCGCTGGTCGTGCTGGACGAGATTGGGCGCGGGACGAGCACGTACGACGGGCTGGCCATTGCGCGGGCGGTGGCCGAGTACCTGCACAGCCACCCGAGGCTGGGGTGCAAGACGCTGTTCGCAACGCACTACCACGAGCTGACGGCGCTGGCCGACCACCTGCCGAACGTAGTGAACTACAACGTCTCGGCGGTGGAGGCCGACGGGCAGGTGACGTTCCTGCACCGCATCGTGCCGGGCGGGGCCGACCGCAGCTACGGCGTGCATGTGGCTCGGCTGGCGGGACTGCCGCCGCCGCTGCTGAACCGCGCCCGCGAGCTGCTGTCGGAGCTGGAGGCGACGGACGCGCCCCACCGCGGCGGGCGCTCGCGTGCGACGGCGCCGCAGGGCGCGCAGCTCCCGCTGATGGCGTCGGCTGACGACGGGCTGCGGGAAGCGGTGATGGAACTCGACATCACGGAGATGACGCCGCTGGAAGCGCTGAACAAGCTGTACGCGCTGCAGCAGCAGGCGCGGGAGTCACGAGAGGGGACTCCGTAG
- the trmD gene encoding tRNA (guanosine(37)-N1)-methyltransferase TrmD, whose protein sequence is MDISVLTLFPGMFAGPMDQSILGRAQERGLVTIALYNIRDFAQDRHHVVDDTPFGGGPGMVMKPEPLFLAVEAVRAELAERQGVTVADGAPVILLSPQGRPFTQAIARELAAHDALVFICGRYEGVDARAEDALATDVISIGDYVLTGGEIPAMAVIDAVVRLLPGVLGDDTSAVEESFSEGLLEGPTYTRPAEYRGMTTPEILLSGDHGAVARWRRRQALLRTWQWRPELLASADLSDEDCAYLQDLEQGGSQE, encoded by the coding sequence ATGGACATTTCCGTCCTCACCCTCTTCCCCGGCATGTTCGCCGGGCCGATGGACCAAAGCATCCTGGGCCGCGCGCAGGAACGCGGGCTAGTGACCATCGCGCTGTACAACATCCGCGACTTCGCGCAGGACCGGCACCACGTCGTGGACGACACGCCCTTCGGCGGCGGGCCGGGGATGGTGATGAAGCCCGAGCCGCTCTTCCTCGCCGTCGAGGCCGTGCGGGCCGAGCTGGCGGAGAGGCAGGGGGTGACGGTAGCCGACGGCGCGCCCGTCATCCTCCTCTCGCCACAGGGACGGCCGTTCACGCAGGCTATCGCGCGCGAGCTCGCGGCGCATGACGCGCTCGTCTTCATCTGCGGGCGGTATGAGGGCGTCGACGCACGCGCCGAGGATGCGCTGGCAACCGACGTCATCTCCATCGGCGACTATGTGCTCACCGGCGGCGAGATTCCAGCGATGGCCGTCATCGACGCGGTGGTGCGGCTGCTGCCGGGAGTGCTGGGCGACGACACGTCGGCGGTGGAGGAGTCGTTCAGCGAGGGTCTGCTCGAGGGCCCAACGTACACGCGGCCCGCCGAGTACCGCGGCATGACGACGCCGGAGATCCTGCTGTCGGGCGACCACGGGGCCGTGGCGCGGTGGCGCCGCCGGCAGGCGCTGCTGCGGACCTGGCAGTGGCGGCCGGAGCTGCTCGCGAGCGCAGATCTTTCGGACGAGGACTGCGCGTACCTCCAGGATCTAGAGCAAGGCGGATCCCAAGAGTAG